A window of the Paenibacillus woosongensis genome harbors these coding sequences:
- a CDS encoding sugar ABC transporter permease, whose protein sequence is MYIALIIIMLTFSILTNGLFMSSRNISNLIDATGYIAVLAVGMTLVIVIRHIDLSVGFAAGFLGAIAAILLTQMGIPFYLTIPIILGLGIVVGLFNGFLVAQIGIPSFVASLAGMLIFRGALLRVTEKSGTIIVKDEHFNAIGNGFVPAIAYVNGLNLFSLILGFLFIVFYIYSEISKRRNKLKYNFDVISGPMFTIKVVFISAIIAYITWILAGYNGFSWTVIIMLLVVAVYHFLTTKTVLGRHIYAVGSNPEAANLSGISVKKITYIVFGSMGMLSALSGILFTARLQSATTTAGTLFELDAIAAAYVGGVSAAGGVGKVTGSIIGAIVMASLSSGMNLLGVGISYQYMIRGAVLAIAVVFDVMTRKKRA, encoded by the coding sequence ATGTACATCGCTTTAATTATCATCATGCTGACGTTTTCGATTCTGACGAATGGACTGTTCATGTCATCCCGCAATATCAGTAATCTTATCGATGCCACTGGCTATATCGCCGTACTGGCGGTAGGGATGACGCTGGTTATCGTCATCAGGCATATTGATTTATCCGTGGGCTTTGCGGCAGGCTTTTTAGGGGCAATTGCCGCTATTTTGCTAACCCAGATGGGAATACCCTTCTATCTCACCATTCCTATCATTCTGGGGTTGGGTATTGTCGTAGGTTTGTTCAATGGCTTTCTCGTGGCGCAAATCGGCATTCCCTCGTTTGTGGCCTCTCTGGCGGGCATGCTCATCTTTCGGGGCGCGCTGCTGCGGGTCACGGAGAAGAGCGGGACGATCATCGTCAAGGATGAGCACTTCAATGCGATCGGCAACGGGTTCGTGCCTGCGATTGCTTATGTGAACGGATTGAATTTGTTCTCATTGATCTTAGGATTTCTCTTCATCGTTTTTTATATTTACAGTGAAATCTCCAAGCGCCGGAATAAACTCAAATACAATTTTGATGTCATTTCGGGACCGATGTTTACGATCAAGGTGGTGTTCATTTCTGCGATTATCGCTTATATCACCTGGATTCTGGCCGGTTACAACGGATTTTCGTGGACGGTCATCATCATGCTGCTGGTGGTCGCGGTCTATCATTTTTTAACGACGAAAACCGTGCTCGGACGTCATATTTACGCCGTCGGCAGCAATCCGGAAGCAGCCAATTTAAGCGGCATTAGCGTCAAAAAAATTACGTACATCGTTTTTGGTTCCATGGGGATGCTGTCCGCGTTATCGGGTATTTTGTTTACAGCCCGTCTCCAGTCGGCGACGACGACGGCTGGAACACTGTTCGAGCTCGATGCGATTGCGGCGGCTTACGTCGGCGGCGTATCGGCGGCCGGGGGGGTAGGGAAGGTCACGGGCTCGATCATCGGCGCGATCGTCATGGCTTCGCTATCCAGCGGCATGAACCTGCTTGGCGTCGGCATTTCCTATCAATATATGATTCGCGGAGCCGTGCTGGCGATTGCGGTCGTTTTCGATGTCATGACGCGTAAGAAGAGAGCTTGA
- a CDS encoding ATP-binding cassette domain-containing protein, translating into MSEYLLEMNGISKEFTGVKALSNVNFKVRKGEIHCLIGENGAGKSTLMKVLSGVYPHGTYSGDIVFEGQVQSYANISDSVRAGIAIIYQELALFPDLTVYENIFAGNEVERRGVVDWNRTIVRAKEMLRKVKLSVNPETLIKDLGVGKQQLVEIAKALSKDVKLLILDEPTAALNENDSDNLLKLLRELKEQGITCIMISHKLKEVIEIADQVTVLRDGQTIVTLDASKDEISENVIIKSMVGREIDDIYPKRTDKQFGSRILEVRGWTAYDANLGREVVKEVDLHVRKGEIVGIAGLMGSGRTELAQSIFGNPKAYKLQGELWVKGAKTVFRHPKDAIKAGIAYVTEDRKGDGLFLLQDIKQNISAANMHSISDRGVINNNEEVKIAGSYKQSLNIKAPSVEQLVGNLSGGNQQKVSLGKWLFVQPSLLILDEPTRGIDVGAKFEIYTIMNKLISQGLSILMISSELTEILGMSDRIYVMAEGRIKGELPIEDADQEKIMKLAT; encoded by the coding sequence ATGAGCGAATACTTGCTAGAGATGAACGGCATCTCCAAGGAGTTTACAGGCGTAAAAGCGCTGAGCAACGTGAATTTTAAGGTGCGCAAAGGTGAGATCCACTGCCTTATCGGAGAGAACGGTGCCGGTAAGTCAACGCTGATGAAGGTGCTTAGCGGGGTATATCCGCATGGTACATATTCGGGGGATATCGTCTTTGAAGGACAGGTCCAGAGCTATGCCAATATTAGCGACAGTGTGAGAGCCGGCATCGCGATCATTTATCAGGAGCTGGCGCTGTTCCCGGATCTGACGGTCTATGAAAATATTTTTGCCGGCAATGAAGTGGAGCGAAGAGGGGTCGTGGACTGGAACCGGACGATTGTACGTGCGAAGGAAATGCTCCGCAAGGTGAAGCTGAGCGTAAACCCGGAGACGCTGATCAAGGATTTAGGCGTAGGCAAGCAGCAGCTGGTGGAAATCGCAAAGGCGCTGAGCAAAGACGTGAAGCTGCTCATTCTGGATGAGCCGACGGCGGCGCTGAATGAGAATGACAGCGACAACCTGCTCAAGCTGCTGCGTGAATTGAAGGAGCAAGGGATCACCTGCATCATGATCTCCCACAAGCTGAAGGAGGTCATCGAGATCGCGGATCAGGTCACCGTGCTGCGTGATGGCCAGACAATTGTTACCCTGGATGCGTCCAAGGACGAAATTTCAGAGAACGTGATCATTAAGAGCATGGTCGGCCGGGAAATCGATGATATTTATCCGAAAAGAACAGATAAGCAATTTGGCAGCCGTATTCTCGAAGTACGCGGCTGGACCGCTTATGATGCGAATCTCGGCCGCGAAGTCGTGAAGGAGGTTGATCTTCATGTACGCAAAGGGGAGATCGTTGGCATCGCCGGTTTAATGGGCTCGGGGCGAACCGAGCTGGCGCAGAGTATTTTTGGCAACCCGAAAGCTTATAAGCTGCAAGGCGAGCTGTGGGTAAAAGGGGCTAAAACCGTGTTTCGCCATCCGAAGGATGCGATAAAAGCGGGCATAGCTTACGTGACAGAGGATCGCAAAGGAGACGGGTTGTTTCTGCTTCAGGACATCAAACAGAACATTTCCGCAGCGAATATGCATTCCATCTCAGACCGGGGCGTCATTAACAACAATGAGGAAGTGAAAATCGCCGGCAGCTATAAGCAGTCTCTCAACATTAAAGCCCCATCTGTCGAGCAGCTCGTCGGAAACTTAAGCGGCGGCAATCAGCAGAAGGTATCGCTGGGCAAATGGCTGTTCGTGCAGCCGAGCCTGCTGATCCTTGATGAACCGACGCGCGGTATCGACGTGGGCGCCAAGTTCGAGATTTATACGATCATGAACAAGCTGATCAGCCAGGGGCTTAGCATCCTCATGATCTCCTCCGAGCTGACGGAAATATTGGGCATGAGCGACCGGATTTATGTCATGGCCGAAGGAAGAATTAAGGGCGAGCTGCCCATTGAAGACGCGGATCAAGAAAAAATCATGAAGCTTGCCACGTAA
- a CDS encoding sugar ABC transporter substrate-binding protein — translation MLVSIMLTVLVAACNQGGGKVDVGIVLPTKDEPRWVQDEQRFKDALKGTDYSTEILFSQGSSAKEKENVDSLIAKGIKVLIICPQDGDAAAAAVEAAKKAGVKVISYDRLITNTDAVDYYVTFDSVAVGKAQAQYLVDHAAGSSQPLYLYAGAASDNNAFLFFQGAWEVLQPKVADGTFKIANSSEAVALQSTAELSRDQMSKIIGQVTTNWDPNEAKNKAQTHLTAAAAGDKGDVAILAPNDGTARSIADVFASDSAITSFVVTGQDAEKASIQYIIDGKQSMTVFKDVRTLVKDAMGMAVTLLDGGSPATTGSYNNGKIEVNAKQTDVIVVDKDNVLAELIDSKYYESKEFTGL, via the coding sequence ATGCTGGTCTCAATCATGCTTACCGTATTGGTTGCGGCCTGTAACCAGGGCGGGGGCAAGGTCGACGTGGGGATTGTCCTGCCGACGAAGGATGAGCCCAGATGGGTGCAGGATGAGCAAAGATTCAAGGATGCTCTGAAAGGTACGGATTACTCGACGGAAATTCTGTTCAGTCAAGGATCGTCTGCGAAAGAGAAAGAAAATGTAGACTCCCTGATTGCCAAAGGCATTAAAGTGCTGATCATTTGCCCGCAAGACGGTGACGCAGCCGCTGCTGCGGTAGAAGCCGCCAAGAAGGCAGGAGTTAAAGTCATCTCCTATGACCGACTGATTACAAATACGGATGCGGTAGATTACTATGTCACGTTCGATAGCGTCGCTGTTGGCAAGGCGCAGGCTCAATATTTGGTTGATCACGCGGCCGGCAGCAGTCAACCGCTGTACCTCTACGCCGGCGCTGCATCGGACAACAATGCATTCCTGTTCTTCCAGGGGGCATGGGAAGTGCTGCAGCCTAAGGTGGCGGACGGTACGTTCAAAATCGCTAATTCCAGCGAAGCCGTTGCTCTCCAAAGCACAGCGGAGTTATCCCGCGACCAGATGAGTAAGATCATCGGCCAGGTCACGACGAACTGGGATCCGAACGAAGCCAAGAACAAAGCGCAAACCCATTTAACCGCGGCAGCCGCCGGAGATAAGGGAGATGTTGCTATTTTGGCTCCAAACGACGGTACAGCCCGTTCGATCGCAGACGTATTTGCTTCCGACAGCGCGATCACGAGCTTTGTGGTCACCGGTCAGGATGCGGAGAAAGCATCGATCCAGTACATTATCGACGGTAAGCAATCGATGACGGTGTTCAAGGATGTCCGTACGCTGGTCAAAGATGCAATGGGCATGGCTGTAACGCTTCTGGACGGCGGATCGCCGGCTACGACCGGATCTTATAACAACGGCAAAATCGAAGTGAACGCCAAGCAAACCGATGTCATCGTCGTGGACAAAGACAATGTGTTAGCTGAACTCATTGACTCGAAATATTATGAAAGCAAAGAATTTACGGGACTGTAA
- a CDS encoding MFS transporter produces the protein MSSTLLVTATDTFAANAAARTDRIKAVTLYTIFVDVGAALGPLLSYCIMSVYDVSTVYFVAGGFLLFMSLVWFIFAKSNPYYYSNESLKHKQSY, from the coding sequence ATGAGCTCTACTTTACTAGTAACGGCTACCGATACGTTTGCTGCTAATGCAGCAGCACGTACAGACCGGATTAAAGCCGTGACATTATATACTATCTTCGTTGATGTAGGAGCAGCTCTAGGACCATTACTTTCGTATTGTATTATGAGTGTTTATGATGTTTCCACTGTTTATTTTGTTGCAGGAGGCTTCTTGCTTTTCATGTCTCTTGTTTGGTTCATATTTGCGAAATCTAATCCATATTATTATTCAAACGAATCCTTGAAACATAAGCAAAGTTACTAG
- a CDS encoding glycosyl hydrolase family 28-related protein, which produces MTYTCLLAMLTSFGFTADAANAAAPWRSALYPANWTPGYKDSQGRFLHDFSYAGYWRGEKSIPTNPPGSTYNVVTQYGADPSGATDSTNAIQNAIHAAGNAGGGIVYLPAGTYRVKPQGNNSSALTINKNNVVLRGAGKSSTFIFNDSTSMRNKSVIRVAPSNNADWFTPTNAATYIRSDIQPETVKIPVNSVSGYNLNEFIIVRSDATNAWIAEHGMTGKWNSSLMGPTFYRKITGIDASTNTLTVDIPIRYALKTRDGARVYKVGEAISEVGIENFSIGMRQHTGSGWGDLDYNKSGTGAYDVHDSKAITFVNAKNSWLDNVNSYKPSSNSGDYHLLSYGVTIMQSRSLTIQNTHFQKPQYKGEGGNGYMYLLRGSDNLIQNATATNARHSFTLSSMWTSGNVIHNSTSNYPRLASDFHMHLAMANLFDNMTMNGDYLEAVYRPYGTVEHGWTTTQSVFWNTNGTAYQSGQSAIVKSMQYGHGYVIGTRGSASGVSYAVSPSDRSAPQDFVEGIGTGADLMPQSLYQDQKAKRISGGGQPPAPGPVPNPNPNNLLTNPGFESGNAAGWTDWHDGSSTAQKVDTDLPMEGSYKLTHWASANYKQLTSQLLTVPNGSYSASVWVRSGGGQNTLRLFAKNFGAAELTADMGSSPIPNYTKYTIDNIPVTSGQIEIGIWTDANANNWAAFDNFELVRNNPNLLINPGFESGDSTGWTDWHDGSSTAQKIDTDLPLEGSYKLTHWASVNYKQLTSQLLTVPNGTYSASVWVRSGGGQNVLRLFAKNFGAAEMAANMGSSPIPDYTKYTIDNIPVTNGQIEIGIWTDANANNWAAFDNFELIRK; this is translated from the coding sequence TTGACGTACACTTGCCTGTTGGCCATGCTGACATCCTTTGGATTCACCGCCGACGCGGCTAATGCAGCTGCACCCTGGAGAAGCGCATTATATCCGGCAAATTGGACTCCGGGGTATAAGGATTCGCAAGGCAGATTTCTTCATGATTTTTCCTATGCAGGCTATTGGAGAGGCGAGAAAAGCATCCCAACCAATCCGCCTGGCTCCACTTATAACGTTGTAACCCAATATGGGGCCGATCCGAGTGGTGCGACCGATTCCACGAATGCAATTCAGAACGCCATCCATGCGGCCGGTAACGCCGGCGGAGGCATTGTGTATTTACCGGCAGGTACATACCGGGTTAAACCGCAAGGAAATAACTCAAGTGCGCTTACCATTAATAAAAACAATGTCGTACTCCGCGGCGCGGGTAAGTCGTCCACATTTATTTTCAATGATTCCACAAGCATGCGGAACAAATCGGTCATCCGCGTGGCGCCGTCCAATAATGCGGACTGGTTCACACCAACCAATGCCGCTACCTACATCCGCAGCGATATACAGCCGGAGACCGTAAAGATCCCCGTCAACAGCGTCAGCGGGTATAATCTCAACGAATTTATTATTGTGCGCTCCGATGCGACCAACGCGTGGATTGCGGAGCACGGCATGACTGGCAAATGGAATTCATCATTAATGGGACCCACATTCTACCGGAAAATTACCGGGATCGACGCATCCACCAACACGCTTACGGTCGACATTCCGATCCGCTATGCGCTCAAAACCAGAGATGGCGCGCGCGTCTATAAGGTTGGCGAAGCCATTTCAGAGGTAGGGATTGAAAACTTCTCCATTGGCATGAGGCAGCATACGGGATCAGGCTGGGGAGATCTGGACTACAATAAGTCCGGTACAGGAGCCTATGATGTGCATGACTCTAAAGCAATCACGTTCGTTAATGCCAAGAACAGCTGGCTGGACAACGTTAATTCCTACAAACCAAGTTCCAATAGCGGCGATTATCATCTGTTATCCTACGGCGTGACCATCATGCAGTCCCGTTCCCTTACCATCCAGAATACGCATTTTCAAAAGCCTCAATATAAAGGCGAAGGCGGAAATGGATACATGTACTTGCTCCGGGGCAGCGATAATCTGATCCAAAATGCGACAGCTACCAACGCCAGACACAGCTTCACTTTGTCGAGCATGTGGACGAGCGGAAACGTCATTCATAACAGCACGTCAAACTATCCGCGTCTGGCTTCGGATTTTCATATGCATCTGGCGATGGCCAATTTATTTGATAACATGACCATGAATGGTGACTATCTCGAGGCGGTATATCGGCCATATGGAACGGTTGAGCATGGATGGACAACGACGCAGTCCGTATTCTGGAATACCAACGGAACGGCTTATCAATCCGGCCAGTCGGCTATTGTAAAATCCATGCAATATGGCCATGGTTATGTGATTGGTACACGTGGATCGGCAAGCGGCGTGAGTTATGCAGTCTCTCCTTCCGACCGCTCCGCGCCGCAGGATTTTGTGGAAGGCATCGGCACAGGAGCGGATTTGATGCCGCAGTCCCTATATCAGGATCAAAAGGCGAAGAGAATTTCCGGCGGAGGACAGCCTCCTGCTCCCGGTCCTGTCCCTAATCCTAATCCCAATAACCTCCTGACAAATCCAGGTTTTGAATCAGGGAATGCGGCAGGATGGACAGATTGGCATGATGGATCATCGACGGCTCAAAAAGTAGATACGGACCTTCCCATGGAGGGCAGCTATAAATTGACCCACTGGGCTTCCGCGAATTACAAGCAACTAACGTCTCAACTGCTGACCGTACCAAACGGCTCCTATTCCGCTAGTGTATGGGTGCGCTCAGGCGGCGGACAGAATACTTTAAGGCTATTTGCCAAAAATTTCGGCGCTGCCGAACTAACTGCGGATATGGGAAGCAGCCCCATACCGAATTATACAAAGTATACGATCGACAACATCCCAGTCACCAGCGGACAAATTGAAATCGGTATTTGGACGGATGCGAACGCCAATAATTGGGCGGCTTTTGACAATTTTGAATTAGTCAGAAACAATCCTAATCTCTTGATCAATCCTGGCTTTGAATCAGGGGATTCCACAGGATGGACGGACTGGCATGATGGATCATCAACAGCACAAAAAATCGATACTGACCTTCCATTGGAGGGCAGCTACAAATTGACCCACTGGGCTTCTGTTAATTACAAGCAATTAACATCTCAACTGCTGACGGTGCCCAACGGCACCTATTCCGCTAGCGTATGGGTGCGCTCAGGCGGCGGGCAAAATGTGCTGCGGCTATTTGCGAAAAACTTCGGTGCTGCTGAAATGGCTGCTAATATGGGAAGCAGCCCGATACCGGACTATACGAAATATACGATCGATAACATCCCAGTCACCAACGGCCAAATCGAAATCGGCATTTGGACGGATGCGAACGCTAATAACTGGGCGGCTTTTGACAATTTTGAACTCATAAGAAAATAG
- a CDS encoding FUSC family protein: protein MTSKWIHFIKYKGMVWKPPLAAALSWALAEWAGSKHPYLAPLTVILSIQLTVDKSVQFAWQRVIGTVAGVLFTAAIAPYVSLNAWSIGLLLLVGALIVTGLKLEHALLIQVALSILFVLYFQNKIPSYPLDRIRDTVIGAIVALLIQIFIFPPDSVNKAQSKMRQFAGHLSHHYMNAAHWVHAGSPSSEANTLQTELQSLFKELHQTTTELNKAEQSLRFNPLGRKKRIALKKLNRQMEQLRSGFANLADMIRIFTNWSESGKFAAEDQRTWAAHLKSLARLITDWRGTFDDPAACSLVTDEAIPQIKTPAYMDNYQYPIALYTNAQQVVQDFRLAATLSSKAR from the coding sequence ATGACATCTAAATGGATCCATTTTATCAAATACAAAGGGATGGTATGGAAACCCCCTTTAGCTGCAGCACTGTCCTGGGCGCTCGCGGAATGGGCTGGATCTAAGCATCCTTATTTAGCTCCTCTGACGGTCATTTTGTCGATTCAATTAACCGTGGACAAGTCCGTGCAATTTGCATGGCAGCGGGTCATCGGCACCGTCGCTGGCGTTCTTTTTACTGCAGCTATAGCGCCATATGTTAGTTTGAACGCTTGGAGCATCGGACTGCTTCTTCTGGTTGGCGCCTTGATCGTAACAGGGCTGAAATTGGAACATGCCCTCTTAATCCAAGTTGCGCTCAGCATTTTATTCGTGCTGTACTTTCAAAACAAAATACCCAGCTATCCCCTGGATCGAATCCGCGATACGGTGATCGGCGCGATCGTTGCCTTGCTCATCCAGATATTCATCTTCCCCCCTGATTCCGTAAACAAAGCGCAATCCAAGATGAGACAATTCGCGGGCCATCTATCCCATCATTACATGAACGCTGCACATTGGGTTCATGCAGGCTCCCCTTCAAGCGAAGCCAATACATTGCAAACCGAATTGCAATCCTTATTCAAGGAGCTTCATCAAACGACAACCGAGCTGAACAAAGCCGAGCAAAGCTTGCGATTCAATCCGCTAGGCCGCAAAAAACGCATCGCCTTAAAAAAATTAAACCGGCAGATGGAGCAGCTCCGGTCAGGGTTTGCCAATCTTGCCGACATGATCCGAATATTCACGAACTGGTCCGAAAGCGGCAAATTTGCGGCGGAGGACCAACGGACGTGGGCCGCGCATTTGAAATCATTAGCGAGGCTAATTACGGATTGGAGAGGCACATTCGATGATCCGGCGGCTTGCAGCTTGGTTACCGATGAAGCGATCCCACAAATAAAGACGCCTGCCTATATGGACAACTATCAGTACCCGATCGCGTTATATACGAACGCCCAACAAGTCGTTCAGGATTTCCGTCTAGCAGCGACTTTATCCAGCAAAGCCCGATAA
- a CDS encoding nucleotidyltransferase family protein, giving the protein MRGNPIVGIYLAAGQSTRMGSDKLQLPVGSMRLGNFALAAALSSKLDYVVVIRNDAAGDWMDDAFYRDPIKQKWSVIYCPEACLGQSYSLRCGVKAALAMEAAAAMILLADQPLITDKMINELLTYFQTQQQANSSIGFTAASYEGLPRPPVIFAQQMFPELLKVQGDRGAGHLIRKEGTGICLDFPIPDLFMDVDDAEDYRALLDKVAARRKS; this is encoded by the coding sequence ATGAGGGGGAATCCAATCGTCGGCATCTATTTGGCGGCTGGCCAAAGTACCCGAATGGGCTCGGATAAACTTCAGCTTCCGGTCGGTTCGATGCGTTTGGGGAATTTTGCGCTGGCCGCGGCTCTGAGCTCTAAACTGGATTATGTTGTGGTCATACGAAACGACGCCGCGGGGGATTGGATGGATGATGCATTTTACCGGGATCCGATCAAACAGAAATGGTCCGTTATTTACTGCCCTGAAGCATGTTTAGGGCAATCGTATTCTCTTCGTTGCGGCGTAAAGGCTGCGCTTGCGATGGAAGCGGCCGCCGCGATGATATTGCTTGCCGATCAACCTTTAATTACAGATAAGATGATTAATGAACTGCTTACATATTTTCAAACACAGCAACAAGCCAACAGCAGCATTGGTTTCACGGCCGCGAGTTATGAGGGACTGCCTAGACCACCTGTTATTTTTGCTCAGCAAATGTTCCCGGAGCTACTGAAGGTGCAAGGAGACCGGGGAGCCGGCCATCTTATCCGTAAGGAAGGGACGGGAATTTGCCTCGATTTCCCCATCCCAGATCTGTTCATGGATGTAGATGACGCTGAAGATTATCGGGCTTTGCTGGATAAAGTCGCTGCTAGACGGAAATCCTGA